From the bacterium genome, one window contains:
- a CDS encoding AbrB/MazE/SpoVT family DNA-binding domain-containing protein, producing MGSTAKLSSKYQIVIPKKIRRELNLKSGDELIMKIEDDKIIMRAKPKSYTDYMLGLGEKVWKE from the coding sequence ATGGGTTCTACGGCGAAGTTAAGCAGTAAATATCAAATTGTTATCCCTAAAAAAATAAGACGAGAATTAAACCTGAAATCAGGTGATGAATTAATAATGAAGATTGAAGATGATAAGATAATTATGCGGGCAAAACCTAAGAGTTATACCGACTATATGTTAGGATTAGGTGAAAAAGTCTGGAAGGAATAA
- a CDS encoding PIN domain-containing protein has protein sequence MNKLEKFLKGYHVIGLDAQIFIYLFENNPRFKPVTIALFSLMEQGEIIGVTSILSLLEILTKPMEKQEHHLINEYKFLLNTFPNLIIGKIDEEIIDLAASFKANYSFLDDTFAIQLATAKLYDAECFITHNQSLKKMREIKIINIAEILEKVED, from the coding sequence ATGAACAAATTAGAAAAATTTCTGAAAGGATATCATGTTATAGGATTAGATGCACAAATCTTTATTTATCTTTTTGAAAATAATCCGAGATTTAAACCAGTTACAATCGCCCTATTTAGTCTAATGGAGCAAGGAGAAATAATTGGTGTTACATCTATTCTATCTCTTCTTGAAATTCTTACCAAACCGATGGAGAAACAAGAACATCATTTGATAAATGAATATAAATTTTTGCTTAATACATTTCCTAACTTGATTATTGGGAAAATTGATGAAGAGATAATCGATTTAGCCGCATCTTTCAAAGCAAATTATTCTTTTTTGGATGATACTTTTGCCATTCAATTAGCTACCGCTAAATTATACGACGCCGAGTGTTTCATTACTCATAACCAATCGCTGAAAAAAATGCGAGAGATTAAAATAATTAATATAGCCGAGATTTTAGAAAAGGTAGAAGATTGA
- the smpB gene encoding SsrA-binding protein SmpB, producing MTIICSNRKAYHDYEILETYEAGICLRGTEVKSLRNHQANLQDSLARVENEEVFLFNCHINQYPYGNIQNHEPTRIRKLLLKKEEIKRLIGKTQERGLSLIPLKLYFKKGKVKLELGLGKGKKLYDKRAVIKKREHEKEMRRTMKATMKK from the coding sequence GTGACTATAATATGTAGTAATCGTAAAGCATACCATGATTATGAAATTTTAGAAACTTACGAGGCAGGTATTTGCCTTCGAGGAACAGAGGTAAAATCATTACGAAATCATCAAGCAAATTTACAGGATAGTTTAGCCAGGGTAGAAAATGAAGAGGTTTTTTTATTCAATTGTCATATAAATCAATATCCGTATGGAAATATCCAAAATCATGAGCCAACAAGAATTCGTAAGCTCCTTTTAAAAAAAGAAGAAATCAAAAGATTGATAGGGAAGACACAAGAAAGAGGACTTAGCTTAATTCCATTAAAATTATACTTTAAAAAAGGGAAGGTAAAGTTAGAATTAGGATTAGGTAAAGGTAAAAAACTTTATGATAAGCGTGCGGTAATTAAGAAGAGAGAACATGAAAAAGAGATGAGACGGACAATGAAGGCAACTATGAAGAAATAG
- a CDS encoding GxxExxY protein produces the protein MEKWRKEELTDRIINVCINVHKKLGHGFLESIYHNALKVEFARQNIIFESEKEVKIFYQGVEVGIHRLELFDLCG, from the coding sequence ATGGAGAAGTGGAGAAAAGAAGAGTTAACTGATAGGATTATTAATGTCTGTATTAATGTTCATAAAAAGTTAGGACATGGTTTTCTGGAGAGCATCTATCACAATGCCTTGAAGGTTGAGTTTGCAAGACAGAACATCATCTTTGAATCAGAAAAAGAAGTCAAGATATTCTATCAAGGTGTTGAGGTTGGGATTCATAGACTTGAGCTTTTCGACCTGTGCGGTTAA